One segment of Desulfonauticus submarinus DNA contains the following:
- a CDS encoding OmpA family protein — protein MARKEECKCPDGLPGWLATFADLMSLLLTFFVLLLSFSNQDVQKFKDMLGSIKEAFGVQVQRKQADYIAFSPTRYERKDIKLDKDTKVLLGMVLKLKAVLDEDEFLKKNVEVTSDDNGVLIRVSSGVMFDPGGAVLKPKAYPILNEVIKILKENNFDLVVRGHTDDRPVRSKKFPSNWELSAARAAAAVRYIIQKGGINPSRIKAVGYADTRPLVPNTSEANRALNRRVEFYFHRPQVESW, from the coding sequence ATGGCTAGAAAAGAAGAATGCAAATGTCCAGATGGTCTGCCTGGGTGGTTAGCTACTTTTGCTGACTTGATGTCTCTTTTATTAACTTTTTTTGTCTTATTGTTATCCTTTTCTAATCAAGATGTACAAAAATTTAAAGATATGTTGGGTTCTATTAAAGAAGCTTTTGGAGTACAGGTACAAAGAAAACAAGCTGATTACATAGCTTTTTCTCCTACTAGATACGAAAGAAAAGATATAAAATTGGATAAAGATACCAAAGTACTGTTGGGTATGGTTCTGAAATTAAAGGCTGTATTAGATGAAGATGAATTTTTAAAAAAGAATGTAGAAGTTACTTCTGATGATAATGGAGTTTTAATTCGAGTTAGTAGTGGAGTGATGTTTGATCCTGGTGGAGCGGTGTTAAAACCAAAGGCATACCCTATTTTAAATGAAGTAATAAAGATATTAAAAGAAAATAATTTTGATTTAGTTGTGAGAGGTCATACAGATGATAGACCTGTTAGAAGTAAAAAGTTTCCCTCTAATTGGGAACTTTCTGCTGCAAGAGCTGCAGCAGCAGTTCGTTATATTATTCAAAAGGGAGGGATTAACCCTTCACGAATTAAAGCTGTAGGTTATGCTGATACTAGACCCTTAGTTCCAAATACTTCAGAAGCTAATCGTGCTCTTAACAGAAGGGTAGAATTTTATTTTCATCGTCCTCAAGTTGAAAGTTGGTAA
- a CDS encoding nucleoside deaminase, whose protein sequence is MIQDITIPLPPWLKTLTPPSAFSNDTSKMEFAIFLAKKNIEEKTGGPFGAAIFSSKTNKLLAYGVNLVTYANISILHAEIVTFILAQKKLKSYTLNFDNEEFELFSSSEPCAMCLGACLWSGVKKVVYGAPAKYAREIGFDEGPVFPESWQYLQQKGIQLKTNVLADKARKVLLEYKNKQGIIYNG, encoded by the coding sequence ATGATCCAAGATATTACAATTCCTCTACCGCCTTGGCTCAAAACTCTAACTCCACCTTCTGCATTTTCTAATGACACAAGCAAAATGGAATTTGCCATTTTTCTTGCTAAAAAAAATATTGAAGAAAAAACAGGTGGGCCATTTGGAGCAGCAATCTTTTCTTCAAAAACTAATAAACTTCTCGCTTATGGAGTAAATTTAGTTACTTATGCCAACATTTCCATCCTCCACGCCGAGATTGTAACTTTTATTTTAGCTCAAAAAAAACTAAAATCTTATACTCTAAACTTTGATAACGAAGAATTTGAATTATTTTCTTCTTCAGAACCATGTGCCATGTGTTTAGGAGCTTGCTTATGGTCTGGAGTTAAAAAAGTCGTATATGGAGCACCAGCTAAATACGCGAGAGAAATAGGATTTGATGAAGGCCCTGTATTCCCAGAATCTTGGCAATATCTTCAACAAAAAGGTATTCAATTAAAAACAAATGTCTTAGCTGATAAAGCTAGAAAGGTCTTACTAGAATATAAAAACAAACAAGGCATAATTTATAATGGCTAA
- a CDS encoding glycosyltransferase family 9 protein, giving the protein MKPILIIQLQRMGDMILTYPLFLWLQKAYPNHPICFFGEEHICKQVKDFFPGAIFFSWTTLAKVLHTDFFFSLNLSHRKEAARLNYLVRAEQKYGYVENRDGHLYIKGKWQLYRASLVQNNTFNAFHWADLNALDVISLDTIKNHKWSFLTNSLSFPLKLGLFLGASEESKYPNSIFWEELITFFLNKNRKPFLLGGLKEKKLANSLIEKFGLPKSMDFTGKFNLVEFAKSISFFDLFITPDTGPMHIATFMGKQVLNISMGNVSPWDTGPYLPGNMVIRRYTDCFPCWECNFNYECKNNFSARFVCKLFENEGNFEDKEYRLYFVSRKNGLFYLKSKFMYKNDIVREFWFLVFGTLLGLWNEEYQINKILRRISIYDEDIINLLLAQARYCLNEIKVIFKNKEINTNFWKKFDIYFRPLSSYFILEWQNNNFSMSCLKRSIYFLERFIAWLKSV; this is encoded by the coding sequence ATGAAACCAATTTTAATTATTCAGTTACAAAGAATGGGGGATATGATTTTAACTTATCCCCTATTTTTATGGTTACAAAAGGCTTATCCTAATCATCCTATTTGTTTTTTTGGAGAAGAACATATTTGTAAGCAAGTAAAAGATTTTTTCCCAGGAGCAATTTTTTTTTCTTGGACTACATTGGCAAAAGTATTACATACAGACTTTTTTTTTAGTTTAAATTTAAGTCATAGAAAAGAAGCAGCCCGTTTAAATTATCTTGTTAGAGCTGAACAAAAATATGGATATGTGGAAAATAGAGATGGACACCTTTATATTAAAGGTAAATGGCAACTTTATAGAGCTTCATTAGTTCAAAATAATACATTTAACGCTTTCCATTGGGCGGATTTAAATGCTCTTGATGTGATTTCTTTAGATACTATTAAGAATCATAAATGGTCTTTTTTAACAAATTCTTTGAGTTTTCCTTTAAAATTAGGTCTTTTTTTAGGAGCTAGTGAGGAGTCTAAATATCCAAATAGTATTTTTTGGGAAGAACTTATAACCTTTTTTTTAAATAAAAATAGGAAACCTTTTTTGTTAGGAGGATTAAAAGAAAAAAAATTAGCCAATAGTTTGATTGAAAAATTTGGCCTTCCTAAATCAATGGATTTTACTGGGAAGTTTAATTTGGTGGAATTTGCTAAAAGTATTTCTTTTTTTGATTTATTTATTACTCCTGATACCGGTCCAATGCATATAGCTACTTTTATGGGAAAACAGGTTTTAAATATTTCAATGGGAAATGTTAGTCCTTGGGATACAGGACCTTACTTACCTGGAAATATGGTAATTAGAAGATATACAGATTGTTTTCCTTGTTGGGAATGTAATTTTAATTATGAATGTAAAAATAACTTTTCTGCTCGTTTTGTGTGTAAACTTTTTGAGAATGAAGGTAACTTTGAAGATAAAGAGTATAGATTGTATTTTGTAAGTAGAAAAAATGGCTTATTCTATTTAAAATCTAAATTTATGTATAAAAATGATATAGTAAGAGAATTTTGGTTTTTAGTATTCGGAACACTATTGGGATTATGGAATGAAGAGTATCAAATAAATAAAATTTTAAGAAGAATATCAATATATGATGAAGATATAATTAATTTACTTTTAGCTCAAGCACGATATTGTTTAAATGAAATTAAAGTGATTTTTAAAAATAAAGAGATTAATACTAATTTTTGGAAAAAATTTGATATCTATTTTAGACCTCTCAGTAGTTATTTTATTTTAGAATGGCAAAATAATAATTTTAGTATGTCTTGTTTAAAAAGAAGTATTTATTTCTTAGAGAGATTTATTGCTTGGCTAAAGTCAGTTTAG
- a CDS encoding FapA family protein codes for MLYYLHHYFDPDFDYQNLKPKVSEQGRADHYNLDYVQNVISGQVLAEWREISEEEASKYDARFVSDKKTWPLGPNVGINPQDKNQIIAKANGYVFYYDGKIAVKTVLNVRRDIDFHTGNIYFVGDMIIHGSVRSGFEVKANNIRIKGNVEAAKIFVGGSLVVEGGIKGGGNAVIEAEENIKANFCEKASLRAGKKILITGSALHSRLFGKEYIVVQGRLQGGMAVSENLIYAEEQFGGGMGCKTELILGYDSDLIKENFELELEISKLTKELTNLKIKVEKGEPYQEEYGPKLEKIEKKLTILHKKRAKVHQKMDIDFNKKAKAVCPGQIRPGVEISIGPYYYRVDDFLENGRFEIIDNDIIFKQPAIQK; via the coding sequence ATGTTATATTATCTTCATCATTACTTTGATCCAGACTTTGATTATCAAAATTTAAAACCTAAAGTAAGTGAACAAGGTAGAGCAGATCATTATAATTTGGATTATGTCCAAAATGTAATTAGTGGACAGGTTTTAGCAGAATGGAGAGAAATTTCAGAAGAAGAAGCCTCTAAATACGATGCTCGCTTTGTTAGTGATAAAAAAACATGGCCTTTGGGCCCTAATGTGGGAATAAATCCTCAAGATAAAAATCAGATTATTGCCAAAGCCAATGGTTATGTTTTTTATTATGATGGAAAGATTGCAGTAAAAACTGTTTTAAATGTGCGTAGAGATATAGATTTTCATACGGGTAATATTTATTTTGTAGGGGATATGATTATTCATGGCAGTGTCCGCTCTGGGTTTGAAGTAAAGGCTAATAATATTCGTATTAAAGGCAACGTAGAAGCAGCAAAAATTTTTGTTGGTGGTTCTTTAGTGGTAGAAGGAGGAATTAAAGGGGGAGGAAATGCAGTTATAGAGGCAGAAGAGAATATAAAAGCAAATTTTTGTGAAAAAGCAAGTTTACGAGCGGGCAAAAAAATTCTAATAACAGGTTCTGCTCTTCATTCTAGGCTATTTGGGAAAGAATATATTGTTGTTCAAGGAAGGCTACAAGGAGGAATGGCAGTTAGCGAAAATTTGATTTATGCTGAAGAACAGTTTGGTGGTGGTATGGGGTGTAAAACAGAGTTAATTTTAGGATATGATAGTGATCTTATTAAAGAAAATTTTGAACTAGAACTTGAAATATCTAAACTTACTAAAGAATTAACAAATCTGAAAATAAAAGTAGAAAAAGGAGAGCCTTATCAAGAAGAGTATGGGCCTAAACTAGAGAAAATAGAAAAAAAATTAACTATACTTCATAAAAAAAGAGCTAAAGTACATCAAAAAATGGATATAGATTTTAATAAAAAGGCTAAAGCAGTGTGTCCTGGACAAATTAGACCAGGAGTAGAAATAAGTATAGGGCCCTATTATTATAGGGTTGATGACTTTTTAGAAAATGGAAGATTTGAAATAATAGATAATGATATAATTTTTAAGCAGCCTGCTATTCAAAAATAA
- a CDS encoding motility protein A, translating into MDIGTILGIVLAFGLIVGSIFMGGNFGAFIDIPSILIVVGGTVSVTFVMFPMGMVLGAIKVMLKAFFGSSPDPKALIKNIVDLANLARKESVVALEKANVDDPFLKKGVLLVADGTEEGLVRSVLETEIAFMKQRHATGQAIFKSMGDMSPAFGMIGTLIGLVQMLQTLDDPSSIGPAMAVALLTTFYGAVLANVVFIPISKKLEQRSAEEVLFMEIAVEGIISILNGENPRITQDKLEAFLAPALREGSTS; encoded by the coding sequence ATGGATATAGGGACCATTTTAGGTATAGTATTGGCTTTTGGTTTAATTGTTGGTTCTATTTTTATGGGAGGGAATTTTGGCGCATTTATTGATATTCCCTCTATTTTAATTGTTGTAGGTGGAACTGTTTCTGTTACCTTTGTAATGTTTCCTATGGGAATGGTACTTGGAGCTATTAAAGTTATGCTCAAGGCTTTTTTTGGTTCTTCTCCTGATCCAAAAGCACTAATAAAAAATATTGTTGATCTTGCTAATTTGGCTAGAAAAGAGAGTGTTGTGGCCTTGGAAAAGGCAAATGTTGATGATCCATTTTTAAAAAAGGGAGTTTTACTAGTTGCTGATGGTACAGAAGAAGGTTTAGTGCGTTCGGTATTAGAGACAGAGATAGCTTTTATGAAACAAAGACATGCCACAGGACAGGCTATATTTAAGTCAATGGGAGATATGTCTCCAGCTTTTGGTATGATTGGAACCTTAATTGGTTTAGTTCAAATGTTACAAACTTTAGATGATCCTTCTTCTATTGGTCCTGCTATGGCTGTTGCCTTGCTGACTACATTTTATGGTGCTGTTTTAGCTAATGTGGTTTTTATTCCTATTTCAAAAAAATTGGAACAAAGAAGTGCAGAAGAAGTTTTATTTATGGAAATTGCTGTAGAAGGAATTATTTCTATTTTAAATGGGGAAAATCCTCGTATTACTCAAGATAAATTAGAGGCTTTTTTAGCTCCTGCTCTAAGGGAAGGAAGCACAAGTTAA
- the queD gene encoding 6-carboxytetrahydropterin synthase QueD: protein MKGIYRLRIKDKFSAAHSLRNYNGKCEELHGHNFGVEIEVYGKKLEKDTEILIDFKILKKFLKEVLNSLDHKFLNDLQYFQKYNPSSENIACYIYKNLQSKLPSGVNLKYVMVSEGENSMAFFEEV from the coding sequence TTGAAAGGTATTTATCGTTTACGAATAAAAGACAAATTTAGTGCTGCTCATAGTCTTAGAAATTATAATGGGAAATGTGAAGAATTACATGGACATAATTTTGGAGTTGAAATAGAAGTATATGGTAAAAAATTAGAAAAAGATACTGAAATTTTAATAGATTTTAAAATATTAAAAAAGTTTTTAAAGGAAGTTTTGAATTCGCTTGATCATAAGTTTTTAAATGATCTTCAATATTTTCAAAAATATAATCCATCTTCTGAAAATATAGCTTGTTATATTTATAAAAATCTCCAATCTAAGCTACCCTCAGGTGTGAATTTAAAATATGTAATGGTTTCAGAAGGAGAAAACTCTATGGCATTTTTTGAGGAGGTTTAG
- a CDS encoding CgeB family protein yields the protein MEKEDYLGAYPNQFLKKVEEKLSHLSNHLPVFLGYSLKLISFLQKKYKTAAFVVPSYAKEKFKIIKGFLFIQTSNPELALNQLTKWQIANKGNPFLPITIPYFWKKYPKFYRPLFKCLEANRRFNFWQQARYKKFKNKPKILLITSEYFLMGEVITACKRLDYDYYLLHLPNQEIGSEEFVKYFLQAVITFKPDFVLTINHLGVDKEGILIDLLEKMELPLASWFVDNPHLILYMYNKVKSDFTVIFTWDKDNIKVLKEKGFDKVFYLPLATDVQRFNPKNNSKIRSRLIRDVSFVGNSMFFKVLKRREKLEQFKDILAKYEQIALDFKNSDFLIVNEFIAKFFPEIYKKWTKLPTIEDKLNFETLITWQATLEYRRECILEILKFNPLIVGDKGWFKILPKSNWIYHKELNYYSELPFFYGENKINFNSTSAQMKGAVNQRVFDVPASGNFLLTDYREQIRELFEIEKEVVCYKNKDEIEDYINFYLKHSNLRCKIIENARARIIKEHTYEQRLTFLYKTMYSCFS from the coding sequence ATGGAAAAAGAAGATTATTTAGGAGCTTATCCTAATCAATTTTTAAAAAAGGTTGAAGAAAAATTATCTCATTTATCTAACCATTTGCCAGTCTTTTTAGGCTACTCTTTAAAACTTATATCCTTTTTACAAAAAAAATATAAAACAGCAGCATTTGTAGTACCATCTTATGCAAAAGAAAAATTTAAGATAATAAAAGGTTTTTTGTTTATTCAAACGAGTAATCCTGAATTAGCCCTTAATCAACTTACTAAATGGCAAATTGCTAATAAAGGCAACCCTTTTTTACCTATAACTATACCTTATTTTTGGAAAAAATATCCTAAATTTTATCGTCCTCTTTTTAAATGCTTAGAAGCAAATAGAAGGTTTAATTTTTGGCAACAAGCTAGATATAAAAAGTTTAAGAATAAGCCTAAGATCCTTTTAATAACTTCAGAATATTTTTTGATGGGAGAGGTTATTACAGCGTGTAAGAGACTGGATTATGATTATTATCTTCTTCATTTACCTAATCAAGAGATAGGTTCAGAAGAATTTGTAAAATATTTTTTACAAGCAGTTATTACTTTTAAACCAGACTTTGTTTTGACTATAAATCACTTAGGAGTAGATAAGGAAGGTATTTTGATAGATTTATTGGAAAAGATGGAGCTTCCTTTAGCCTCTTGGTTTGTAGATAATCCTCATCTTATTTTGTATATGTATAATAAAGTAAAAAGTGATTTTACTGTTATTTTTACTTGGGATAAAGATAATATTAAAGTTTTAAAAGAAAAAGGATTTGATAAAGTATTTTATTTACCTTTGGCCACAGATGTTCAAAGATTTAATCCTAAGAATAATAGTAAAATTAGAAGTCGTTTAATTAGAGATGTATCTTTTGTTGGAAATTCTATGTTTTTTAAAGTTTTAAAAAGAAGAGAAAAGCTAGAACAATTTAAAGATATATTAGCTAAATATGAACAAATAGCTCTTGATTTTAAAAATAGTGATTTTCTTATAGTAAATGAATTTATAGCTAAATTTTTCCCTGAGATATATAAAAAGTGGACTAAGTTGCCTACTATAGAAGACAAGTTGAACTTTGAAACTCTTATAACTTGGCAAGCAACTTTAGAATATAGAAGAGAATGTATTTTAGAGATTTTGAAGTTTAATCCTTTAATTGTTGGGGATAAGGGATGGTTTAAAATTTTACCTAAGTCTAACTGGATTTATCATAAAGAGTTAAATTATTATTCAGAACTTCCTTTTTTCTATGGAGAAAATAAAATTAACTTTAATTCTACTAGTGCTCAAATGAAAGGTGCGGTAAACCAGAGAGTGTTTGACGTGCCTGCTAGTGGTAATTTTTTACTTACTGACTACAGAGAGCAAATAAGAGAATTGTTTGAAATAGAAAAAGAGGTCGTGTGTTATAAAAATAAAGACGAGATTGAAGACTATATAAATTTTTACTTAAAGCATAGTAACTTACGATGCAAAATTATTGAAAACGCAAGAGCTAGAATTATAAAAGAACATACCTATGAACAAAGATTAACATTTCTATATAAAACAATGTATTCGTGCTTTTCTTAA
- the dtd gene encoding D-aminoacyl-tRNA deacylase produces the protein MRLVIQRVKRAEVLVKDVVFSKIEKGLLILLGLNKEDKFLKDKDINKIVQKVLNLRIFADKENKLNLSLLDVGGEILLVSQFTLYANCRKGRRPNFSMAMPGEEAKKMFAKIKNIFLSSYKKVYTGAFGEEMEIKLINEGPVTIILDSQDIL, from the coding sequence GTGAGGTTAGTAATTCAACGAGTAAAAAGAGCAGAAGTATTAGTAAAGGATGTTGTATTTTCTAAAATTGAAAAAGGGTTATTAATTTTATTAGGTCTTAATAAAGAAGATAAATTTTTAAAAGATAAAGATATAAATAAAATAGTTCAAAAGGTTTTGAATTTACGTATTTTTGCCGATAAAGAAAATAAGTTGAATTTAAGTCTTTTAGATGTAGGAGGTGAGATTTTATTAGTTTCCCAATTTACTCTGTATGCTAATTGCCGCAAAGGAAGAAGACCTAATTTTTCTATGGCCATGCCTGGTGAAGAGGCTAAAAAAATGTTTGCAAAAATAAAAAATATTTTTTTATCTTCCTATAAAAAGGTGTATACAGGAGCGTTTGGAGAAGAAATGGAGATTAAACTGATAAATGAGGGACCAGTTACTATAATTTTAGATAGTCAAGACATTTTGTAA
- a CDS encoding serine dehydratase subunit alpha family protein, with protein MNILKKILKHEVFPALGCTEPIAISYAASTASSYTSAELKNIKITVDPGVYKNGFAVTIPNTNGEKGNLIAGVMGALIKKPELKMEILKKSTPEIIAQAKKIIEQKKASLCLDNSKAKLFIKIELISTKNEIVEVIIQDEHTNITQIKVNNQIILKQEEKTQSHDYSYKEKLKELSIANFIDIIENEIDDQDYKYILKGVDLNLEAAKQGEKLKKVGYYLKDLLHKGFISNDIFATIKIATASATDARMSGLNCPVMSSGGSGNQGIVAILVPYLVGKYFKIQEAKIVKSIALSHLINSYIKCYTGNLSSLCGCAIAAGVGAAVAIVYQQAGKDMDKIYLAINNLISDLGGMLCDGAKNGCAFKVASSADSSLRAAYMALNNNGITYSDGFVGLTGEDTIKNLSKIIDFGMEKANEVMLEIMTNKTQSPCL; from the coding sequence TTGAATATTCTAAAAAAAATCTTAAAACATGAAGTTTTTCCTGCCTTAGGCTGTACTGAACCTATTGCTATCTCCTATGCAGCAAGCACTGCATCAAGTTATACATCTGCTGAACTAAAAAACATAAAAATCACTGTTGATCCTGGAGTATATAAAAACGGATTTGCAGTAACTATACCTAACACTAATGGAGAAAAAGGTAACTTAATAGCTGGAGTAATGGGCGCACTTATAAAAAAACCCGAACTTAAAATGGAAATTTTAAAAAAATCAACTCCTGAAATTATTGCCCAAGCTAAAAAAATCATTGAGCAAAAAAAGGCATCTTTATGTTTAGATAATTCAAAGGCTAAACTTTTCATAAAAATAGAACTAATATCAACTAAAAATGAAATTGTAGAGGTTATAATTCAAGACGAGCATACTAATATCACTCAAATTAAAGTAAATAATCAGATCATACTAAAACAAGAAGAAAAAACTCAAAGCCATGATTATTCCTACAAAGAAAAATTAAAAGAACTTTCCATAGCAAATTTTATTGATATCATTGAGAATGAAATTGATGACCAAGATTATAAATATATTTTAAAAGGAGTTGATTTAAACTTAGAAGCAGCCAAGCAAGGAGAAAAACTAAAAAAAGTGGGCTATTATCTCAAAGACCTCTTACATAAAGGATTTATTTCAAATGATATTTTTGCAACTATAAAAATAGCCACTGCTTCAGCTACTGATGCAAGAATGAGTGGTCTAAATTGTCCAGTCATGTCTAGTGGAGGAAGTGGTAATCAAGGCATTGTGGCTATTCTTGTACCATATCTTGTTGGCAAATATTTTAAAATACAAGAAGCTAAAATAGTAAAAAGCATTGCTCTCTCACATTTAATAAATAGTTACATCAAATGTTATACAGGAAACCTATCTTCTCTATGCGGATGTGCTATTGCTGCAGGAGTAGGAGCTGCAGTGGCAATAGTGTATCAACAAGCAGGTAAAGATATGGATAAAATCTATTTGGCTATAAACAATCTCATCAGCGACTTAGGAGGAATGCTCTGTGACGGTGCTAAAAACGGATGTGCCTTTAAAGTAGCTAGCTCTGCTGATTCTAGTCTAAGAGCTGCTTATATGGCCCTAAATAACAACGGCATCACTTATAGTGATGGATTTGTTGGCCTAACAGGAGAAGATACTATAAAAAATCTAAGCAAAATAATTGACTTCGGTATGGAAAAGGCAAATGAAGTAATGCTTGAAATTATGACTAATAAAACGCAAAGTCCTTGCCTATGA
- a CDS encoding STAS domain-containing protein — translation MENVLIQKKEDIYLTKIVGELILENVEELKPRLEEILEEDWKVLGIDLSEIQFMDSSGIGFLVALSNKVKQKGKKFVLVNPSVQVIKTLKLVNIYHFFDKVDDSEDLITLIE, via the coding sequence ATGGAAAATGTCCTGATCCAGAAGAAAGAGGATATTTACCTAACTAAAATTGTGGGAGAGTTGATCTTAGAAAATGTAGAAGAACTTAAACCAAGGTTGGAAGAGATCTTAGAAGAGGATTGGAAGGTTTTAGGAATAGACTTATCTGAAATTCAGTTTATGGATAGTAGTGGCATAGGTTTTTTAGTGGCCTTAAGTAATAAGGTCAAGCAGAAAGGAAAAAAGTTTGTATTAGTAAATCCTTCTGTTCAGGTAATTAAAACATTAAAGCTAGTAAATATATATCATTTTTTTGATAAAGTAGATGATAGTGAGGATCTTATTACTTTAATTGAATAA
- a CDS encoding ATP-binding protein: MEFILETNASSKEVRLVIVAVISILRRLVKEDVLYDVEIALSEACTNVVIHAYKGDIDSRDKKIRIKLEIDKKKGILLEVIDWGKQFILPQNLPDHDAESGRGIYIIRKVMDKFYYKRVEERNHILMYKKMEAEQWKMS; the protein is encoded by the coding sequence ATGGAATTTATTTTAGAAACCAATGCATCATCTAAGGAAGTAAGGCTTGTTATAGTGGCGGTAATATCTATTTTACGAAGACTGGTCAAAGAAGATGTTTTATATGATGTAGAAATTGCTTTAAGTGAGGCTTGTACAAATGTTGTTATTCATGCATATAAAGGTGATATTGATAGCAGAGATAAGAAGATTAGGATAAAGTTAGAGATAGATAAAAAGAAAGGTATTTTGTTGGAAGTAATTGATTGGGGTAAACAGTTTATACTTCCTCAAAATTTACCAGATCATGATGCTGAATCTGGAAGGGGAATTTATATTATCCGTAAGGTTATGGATAAGTTTTATTATAAAAGGGTGGAGGAAAGAAACCATATATTGATGTATAAAAAGATGGAGGCTGAGCAATGGAAAATGTCCTGA
- a CDS encoding PP2C family protein-serine/threonine phosphatase: MAKSKVLIADTSEATIKVLSAFLSAEFEVHRVFDGEEVIEKYYDIKPDIILLDLNLPNMNGLEILNYIRNVVNDQDIYIIVFVNEENNRLRIESLNAGANDLLAKPFSKDEVKARIQVAKRQVVLLQNLQRAYKRINKEVNLVSELQLKLLPKESFIFKHIGLQSYYRPSGQASGDYYDYIKINNSLLRFCVADVSGHGTRAAFIMAIVRTIFRLEESKNYTLPKVVDLLNKSLIDVLGDESDFVTLFVGEIDLERKVFSYINAGHCPAVVKIDSKIMHLKPDYPVLGFFPIDPETKFLHYKDKFSILLYTDGFYEWNIDEEEQFGLERFLQLVDEYLKKEDKIYLEEIILSLERVSEFSPMYRDDLTALFVYTKDS; encoded by the coding sequence ATGGCTAAAAGTAAAGTTTTGATTGCAGATACTTCTGAAGCTACAATAAAAGTGTTATCTGCCTTTTTAAGTGCAGAATTTGAAGTACATAGAGTATTTGATGGAGAAGAAGTTATTGAAAAATACTATGATATTAAACCAGATATTATTTTATTAGACTTAAATCTTCCTAATATGAATGGATTAGAAATTTTAAATTATATTCGTAATGTTGTTAATGATCAAGATATTTATATTATTGTGTTTGTAAATGAAGAAAATAATAGATTAAGAATAGAATCTCTTAATGCAGGAGCAAATGATCTATTAGCAAAACCATTTTCTAAAGATGAAGTAAAAGCGAGAATTCAAGTTGCCAAAAGACAAGTTGTTTTATTACAAAATTTACAAAGAGCGTATAAGCGCATTAATAAAGAAGTGAATTTAGTATCTGAACTTCAATTAAAGCTTTTGCCAAAAGAAAGTTTTATTTTTAAACATATTGGCTTGCAGTCTTATTATAGACCATCTGGTCAAGCAAGTGGTGATTATTATGATTATATAAAGATTAATAATAGTCTTTTAAGATTTTGTGTGGCTGATGTTTCTGGGCATGGAACAAGAGCAGCATTTATTATGGCTATAGTGAGAACAATTTTTCGTTTAGAAGAAAGTAAAAACTATACTTTACCTAAGGTAGTTGATTTATTAAACAAAAGTCTCATAGATGTTTTAGGAGATGAGTCAGATTTTGTTACTCTATTTGTAGGAGAAATTGATTTAGAACGAAAAGTTTTTTCGTATATTAACGCAGGTCATTGTCCAGCAGTAGTTAAGATTGATTCCAAGATAATGCATTTAAAACCAGATTATCCTGTTTTAGGATTTTTTCCTATAGATCCAGAAACAAAGTTTTTACATTATAAAGATAAATTTAGCATTTTACTTTATACAGATGGATTTTATGAATGGAATATAGATGAAGAGGAACAATTTGGATTAGAAAGATTTTTACAATTAGTAGATGAGTATTTAAAAAAGGAAGACAAAATTTATCTTGAAGAAATTATTTTATCTTTAGAAAGGGTTAGCGAATTTTCTCCTATGTATAGAGACGATCTAACTGCTTTGTTTGTATATACAAAGGATAGTTAA